One genomic window of Luteitalea pratensis includes the following:
- a CDS encoding dihydrolipoamide acetyltransferase family protein: MPTNVVMPQMGESVAEGTVVRWIKKVGDTVDRDEPIFEISTDKVDAEIPSPAAGVLLEIRVHEGETVAIDTVVAVLGTGAQELRNSGTQEGASPQPDGTASSPSTTSHGHDTSGTDVAGQPADAAEGHAAGAAMPAASESSEEDTTEQRRRQKSSPLVRRIAEQHQVNISQVHGSGISGRVTKSDILKYLDDRQHMPSTPGTARGSGLHIPAFQAGEPVDVQPMSVMRRKIAEHMMYSRRTSAHVHSVFEVDFTRVAAARQARKAEFERAGTKLTYLAFISKAVADALRTMPVLNAAIDGDSVVYKKDVNLGFAVALEWGLVVPVVHKADEKSLLGIAKGIADVAARARAKQLKPEDVQGGTFTVTNPGSFGTLFGTPIINQPQVAILAVGTIEKRVVVVDDMIAMRQRGYLTLGYDHRLVDGAVADEFMSKVKAAIESWD, translated from the coding sequence ATGCCCACAAACGTCGTGATGCCCCAGATGGGCGAATCGGTCGCGGAAGGTACCGTCGTCCGCTGGATCAAGAAGGTCGGCGACACGGTCGACCGGGACGAACCGATCTTCGAGATATCCACCGACAAGGTGGATGCCGAGATCCCGTCGCCGGCGGCGGGCGTGCTCCTGGAGATCAGGGTGCACGAAGGCGAGACGGTCGCCATCGACACGGTCGTGGCCGTGCTTGGGACAGGAGCTCAGGAGCTCAGGAACTCAGGAACTCAGGAGGGGGCGTCGCCGCAGCCGGATGGCACCGCGTCCAGTCCTTCCACGACGAGTCACGGGCACGACACCTCGGGTACCGACGTCGCGGGACAGCCCGCGGACGCTGCCGAGGGCCACGCTGCCGGGGCAGCCATGCCGGCGGCCAGCGAGTCGTCGGAGGAGGACACGACCGAGCAGCGTCGCCGGCAGAAGTCCTCGCCGTTGGTGCGCCGCATCGCCGAGCAACACCAGGTCAACATCTCGCAGGTGCATGGCTCGGGCATCAGCGGTCGCGTCACCAAGAGCGACATCCTGAAGTATCTCGACGATCGCCAGCACATGCCGTCCACGCCGGGTACGGCACGGGGCAGCGGCCTGCACATCCCCGCGTTCCAGGCCGGCGAGCCCGTCGACGTGCAGCCGATGTCGGTGATGCGCCGAAAGATCGCCGAGCACATGATGTACAGCCGGCGGACGTCGGCGCACGTGCACTCGGTGTTCGAGGTCGACTTCACGCGCGTCGCGGCCGCGCGGCAGGCCCGCAAGGCGGAGTTCGAGCGCGCCGGCACGAAGCTGACCTACCTCGCCTTCATCTCCAAGGCCGTGGCTGACGCCCTGCGGACGATGCCCGTCCTCAATGCCGCGATCGACGGCGATTCGGTCGTCTACAAGAAGGACGTCAACCTCGGCTTCGCGGTAGCCCTGGAGTGGGGTCTCGTCGTGCCCGTCGTGCACAAGGCCGACGAGAAGAGCCTGCTGGGCATCGCGAAGGGCATCGCCGACGTCGCCGCGCGCGCGCGCGCCAAGCAACTCAAGCCGGAGGACGTGCAGGGCGGCACGTTCACCGTCACCAACCCGGGTTCGTTTGGCACGCTGTTCGGCACGCCGATCATCAACCAGCCCCAAGTCGCGATTCTTGCCGTCGGCACCATCGAGAAGCGCGTGGTCGTCGTCGACGACATGATTGCGATGCGACAGCGCGGCTACCTGACGCTCGGATACGACCATCGCCTCGTCGATGGCGCCGTCGCCGACGAGTTCATGAGCAAGGTCAAGGCCGCGATCGAGTCCTGGGACTGA
- the lipB gene encoding lipoyl(octanoyl) transferase LipB — MNSLEVTRAGLVPYEAALALQADQVTARKAGTIGDSLLLLQHPPVITLGVKVRQSREHVLATDDVLRARGIALYEAGRGGDVTYHGPGQLVGYPILDLKPDRMDAHRYVRDLEEALIGVCADFGLAATRKPGLTGVWVGEEKVAAIGVRLSRWVTSHGFALNVAPDLDPFGLIVPCGITDRGVTSLERLLGTAPPMDGVEDRVIHHMCRVFDRNPC, encoded by the coding sequence ATGAACAGCCTCGAGGTGACGCGCGCCGGTCTCGTGCCATACGAGGCCGCGCTCGCGCTACAGGCCGACCAGGTCACCGCGCGCAAGGCCGGCACCATCGGCGACAGCCTGCTCCTCTTGCAACATCCGCCGGTCATCACCCTCGGCGTGAAGGTACGCCAGTCTCGCGAGCACGTACTCGCGACCGACGACGTCCTGCGCGCCAGGGGCATAGCGCTGTACGAGGCCGGGCGTGGCGGCGACGTCACGTACCACGGTCCCGGTCAGCTCGTCGGCTATCCGATCCTCGACCTGAAGCCCGATCGGATGGACGCCCACCGGTACGTCCGCGACCTCGAGGAGGCCCTGATCGGTGTGTGCGCGGACTTCGGTCTTGCCGCGACGCGCAAGCCGGGCCTGACAGGGGTATGGGTGGGGGAGGAGAAGGTCGCCGCGATTGGCGTCCGGCTCTCGCGGTGGGTGACCAGTCACGGCTTCGCGCTGAACGTCGCTCCCGACTTGGATCCCTTCGGCCTGATCGTGCCGTGCGGTATCACCGACCGGGGCGTGACGTCGCTGGAACGCTTGCTCGGAACCGCACCCCCCATGGATGGCGTCGAGGATCGCGTCATCCACCACATGTGCCGGGTCTTCGATCGAAACCCCTGTTAA
- a CDS encoding hemolysin family protein, translated as MTTLIVIVAVLVLLNGLFVAAEFAIVGTPRVAIDKRVAAGELLARRVQGVLEDPRRQDRFIATAQLGITLASLGLGMYSEHQVADRLVHWLEGLGAGRYIAAHTLASIVAVAILTYAHIVFGEMVPKSIALQRAERTVLWITPVMLVIQAVCFPLVLALNALGNTLLRLIGVRRQQRSHEHLYSPEELSHIVTESEAGGMLREESGKILRELFEFGDLTAREVMTPRVRLAALPLGADAETVTATVRKRPYTRYPVYEGDIDHLTGMVNVKDLLLLKESGGVLATDIVRPIPAVPDTATLDVVLETLRDARTQMAVVIDEHGGTAGVLTHEDLFDEVIGEVAEGAADHTSIYRTADGVLRVSGTSRVEEAGEALGVALEHDEVDSVSGLILARLGRPPIIGDEVTYDHVRFVVVSIEGLGVKECTAELEEAGDTTGE; from the coding sequence ATGACGACGCTGATCGTCATCGTGGCGGTGCTGGTGCTGCTGAACGGGCTGTTCGTGGCGGCGGAGTTCGCCATCGTCGGCACCCCGCGTGTCGCGATCGACAAACGTGTCGCGGCCGGCGAGCTGCTGGCGCGGCGCGTGCAAGGCGTGCTCGAGGATCCGCGGCGCCAGGATCGGTTCATCGCAACCGCGCAACTCGGCATCACGCTGGCGAGTCTCGGCCTGGGCATGTACAGCGAGCACCAGGTCGCGGATCGACTGGTGCACTGGCTGGAAGGACTGGGTGCCGGCCGCTACATCGCCGCGCATACGCTTGCCAGCATCGTCGCCGTCGCGATCCTGACGTACGCGCACATCGTCTTCGGCGAGATGGTTCCCAAGTCGATCGCGTTGCAGCGGGCCGAGCGGACCGTGCTGTGGATCACGCCGGTGATGCTGGTGATACAGGCGGTGTGCTTTCCGCTCGTGCTGGCGCTCAACGCGCTCGGCAACACGTTGCTGCGGCTCATCGGCGTCCGACGACAGCAGCGATCGCACGAACACCTGTATTCACCGGAGGAACTCTCGCACATCGTCACCGAGAGCGAGGCCGGAGGGATGCTGCGGGAGGAGTCGGGCAAGATCCTGCGCGAACTGTTCGAGTTCGGCGACCTCACGGCGCGGGAGGTGATGACGCCACGGGTGCGCCTGGCAGCACTGCCGCTCGGCGCCGATGCCGAGACCGTGACCGCCACCGTGCGTAAGCGGCCGTATACGCGATACCCGGTCTACGAGGGAGACATCGACCACCTCACCGGCATGGTCAACGTGAAGGACCTGCTCCTGCTGAAGGAGAGCGGCGGCGTGCTCGCGACCGACATCGTCCGGCCAATCCCGGCCGTGCCGGATACCGCGACGCTCGACGTCGTGCTCGAAACGCTGCGTGACGCTCGAACGCAGATGGCCGTGGTCATCGACGAGCACGGCGGTACCGCCGGGGTGCTGACGCACGAGGACCTGTTCGATGAGGTGATCGGCGAGGTGGCCGAGGGCGCCGCCGATCACACCAGCATCTACAGGACGGCAGACGGGGTGCTGCGCGTGAGCGGGACCTCACGCGTCGAGGAAGCCGGCGAAGCACTCGGCGTTGCGCTGGAGCACGACGAGGTGGACAGCGTCAGCGGCTTGATCCTGGCGCGGCTCGGACGACCGCCGATCATCGGTGACGAGGTCACGTACGACCACGTGCGGTTCGTGGTGGTCTCGATCGAGGGACTCGGTGTGAAGGAGTGCACCGCCGAACTCGAGGAGGCGGGCGATACCACGGGCGAGTAG
- a CDS encoding ABC transporter substrate-binding protein has protein sequence MLLVFACLPGIVIATAGCGRADAPAAAVPARITVALPSADVPIAPLLFLLTQTRLVSVDQTGIEQPALIERWTRSDDQRTWTLFVRDGVRLHDGRIVTAADVVTRVREAVDRPSTPGLWPVTSVEEAGPREVRVHLREPTSLLLESLSVTQAVDAGAYQAKDDAPAEPELVAVPQSGHGPPSIGTIQVRRYETPRAAVAALLREDVDVLYEVPSEARGLLAVEDGVQIFPNVKPYVITLGFNHRHPILRRRDVRLAMNIAVDRQALVAQVAGGVGIPAADMLWHQHWTHPHVDDAQAFPVDRQRAGQLLDASGLQQRRTPTGAIEPRFRVTCLVVDDPMMQRIARRLQKAYADIGISIDLEPIALEALGTRLASGHFDAFVSPVVSGYGMSMPYASFGNHGHPRMIDHGYTAAAPAAELVRAAATREAFVEAVHALHRTLIEDPPAVSLFWSETSRAVGRRVTVPDSSGDVLGSLARWTVRSKGQ, from the coding sequence GTGCTGCTTGTGTTCGCGTGCCTGCCCGGTATCGTCATCGCGACGGCCGGATGTGGACGCGCGGACGCGCCGGCGGCTGCCGTGCCCGCCCGCATCACCGTGGCCCTGCCCAGCGCAGATGTGCCCATCGCGCCGCTGCTCTTCCTTCTCACCCAGACCCGGCTGGTCAGCGTCGATCAGACCGGGATCGAACAGCCGGCATTGATCGAGCGCTGGACCCGATCGGACGACCAGCGGACATGGACGCTGTTCGTTCGTGATGGCGTGCGGCTCCATGACGGACGTATCGTGACCGCCGCCGATGTCGTGACCCGGGTTCGAGAGGCGGTCGACAGGCCCAGCACTCCCGGGTTGTGGCCAGTGACCTCGGTCGAGGAGGCGGGCCCACGCGAGGTGCGAGTGCACCTCCGCGAGCCGACGAGTCTGTTGCTCGAGTCCCTCTCGGTGACCCAAGCCGTCGATGCTGGCGCCTACCAGGCGAAGGACGACGCGCCCGCTGAACCGGAGCTGGTGGCTGTCCCTCAGTCGGGACATGGCCCTCCGAGCATCGGCACCATCCAGGTTCGGCGCTACGAGACGCCCCGCGCTGCCGTCGCCGCCTTGCTGCGTGAGGACGTCGACGTCCTCTACGAAGTGCCGAGCGAGGCGCGCGGTCTGCTGGCAGTGGAGGACGGCGTGCAGATCTTCCCGAACGTCAAGCCCTATGTCATCACCCTTGGATTCAATCACCGTCATCCGATTCTCCGGCGACGGGACGTGCGACTGGCGATGAACATCGCCGTGGATCGACAGGCGCTGGTGGCGCAGGTGGCCGGCGGCGTCGGCATTCCCGCGGCCGACATGCTCTGGCACCAGCATTGGACCCATCCACATGTGGACGATGCGCAGGCGTTCCCGGTGGACCGCCAGCGCGCCGGCCAGTTGCTCGATGCGAGCGGACTGCAGCAGCGACGGACGCCCACTGGGGCGATCGAGCCCCGGTTCCGAGTCACGTGCCTCGTGGTGGACGACCCGATGATGCAGCGCATCGCCAGGCGGCTCCAGAAGGCCTACGCCGACATCGGCATCTCAATCGATCTGGAACCGATCGCACTCGAGGCACTCGGCACGCGGCTGGCCAGCGGCCACTTCGACGCCTTTGTCTCACCCGTCGTGAGTGGCTACGGCATGAGCATGCCGTACGCGTCGTTCGGAAACCACGGCCACCCGCGGATGATCGACCATGGCTACACGGCAGCCGCGCCCGCGGCCGAACTGGTCCGTGCCGCCGCCACGCGAGAGGCCTTCGTCGAGGCCGTTCATGCCCTGCACCGGACTCTCATCGAGGACCCGCCGGCGGTCTCCCTGTTCTGGAGCGAGACGAGCCGCGCCGTCGGCCGCCGCGTGACAGTCCCTGATTCGTCGGGAGACGTGCTGGGCTCATTGGCGCGCTGGACGGTGAGGAGCAAGGGGCAGTGA
- a CDS encoding radical SAM/SPASM domain-containing protein has product MRASRFTVSVPLPDTGEHFLFNSLTDAQIVVSDDVVQLIGRVDRDEAAHLDPAAREAVSELTALGFIVDSRDAEDRALETFFTDLRDDASHLRVTLLTTLQCNFACDYCIQGDHEAHATPAARMSLEQAAQVGDWMEQRLDALGPPRFTLTFFGGEPLLNLPVVYALAERMWDACRSRGVAMNISIITNGLLLTEAVVDRLLPYGLTGVKITLDGDRATHDRLRPLRGGQGTFDRILANMRVVAPKVRLSIGGNFDVESAASYPELLALLRNEPFADRIAKIAFKPIIRGPNTGRAGAGTVVRSTADGGRVIPLMAVDSRQVALGGTCMTAAGSGAGSGTPCDTCGLADERMSWLRAETRASGFATLDGLHMGPCELHRRHSYTVGPEGSLYPCPGFTGEPGQRIGHVVPALDPAHHAVRDRFEAHAPWRACGDCALVPVCGGGCSVAAHNEQGDLNAPSCHRPGMLVALGEIASAAASVPA; this is encoded by the coding sequence ATGCGCGCGTCGCGGTTCACGGTATCCGTCCCGCTCCCGGACACAGGCGAACACTTCCTGTTCAATTCCCTGACCGACGCCCAGATCGTCGTCTCAGACGACGTCGTGCAGTTGATCGGCCGTGTGGACCGGGACGAGGCTGCCCATCTGGACCCCGCAGCCCGGGAGGCCGTCAGCGAACTGACCGCGCTCGGGTTCATCGTCGACAGCCGGGATGCCGAGGATCGCGCGCTCGAGACGTTCTTCACCGACCTCCGCGACGACGCGAGCCACCTGCGCGTCACGCTACTCACCACGCTGCAGTGCAACTTCGCCTGTGATTACTGCATCCAGGGGGACCACGAGGCGCATGCCACGCCAGCCGCCAGGATGTCTCTCGAACAGGCCGCCCAGGTCGGCGACTGGATGGAACAGCGGCTCGACGCGTTGGGGCCGCCACGGTTCACCCTGACGTTCTTCGGCGGCGAGCCCCTCCTGAACCTGCCCGTCGTGTATGCGCTGGCCGAGCGCATGTGGGACGCCTGCCGGAGCCGCGGCGTGGCGATGAACATCAGCATCATCACCAACGGCTTGCTTCTCACCGAGGCGGTTGTGGATCGGTTGCTGCCGTACGGTCTCACGGGCGTGAAGATCACCCTGGACGGTGACCGCGCGACGCACGATCGGCTGCGCCCGTTGCGCGGTGGCCAGGGCACCTTCGACCGCATCCTGGCCAACATGCGCGTCGTCGCCCCCAAGGTGCGCCTGAGCATCGGCGGCAACTTCGACGTGGAGAGTGCGGCCAGCTATCCGGAACTGCTCGCACTGCTGCGGAACGAGCCCTTCGCCGACCGCATCGCCAAGATTGCATTCAAGCCCATCATCCGCGGGCCGAATACCGGTAGGGCTGGCGCGGGCACGGTCGTGCGGAGCACGGCCGACGGCGGACGGGTGATCCCGTTGATGGCCGTCGACTCGCGTCAGGTCGCCCTCGGTGGCACCTGCATGACCGCGGCCGGCAGTGGCGCGGGCAGCGGAACACCGTGCGACACCTGCGGGCTGGCCGACGAGCGGATGTCCTGGCTCCGGGCCGAAACCAGGGCCAGCGGCTTCGCGACGCTCGACGGGCTACACATGGGCCCGTGCGAACTGCACCGCCGTCACTCGTACACGGTGGGACCGGAAGGGTCGCTGTACCCGTGCCCCGGCTTCACCGGCGAGCCGGGCCAGCGGATTGGCCACGTCGTCCCGGCGCTCGACCCGGCGCATCACGCGGTGCGTGATCGGTTCGAGGCGCATGCGCCGTGGCGGGCGTGTGGGGACTGCGCGCTGGTGCCCGTGTGTGGTGGCGGCTGCTCGGTGGCCGCGCACAACGAGCAGGGCGACCTCAACGCGCCGAGTTGCCATCGACCGGGGATGCTGGTGGCCCTGGGCGAGATCGCGTCAGCTGCGGCAAGCGTTCCGGCCTGA
- a CDS encoding sigma-54-dependent transcriptional regulator produces the protein MAPALKTILIVDDDEGMRDTLMAILKRDYRVLSVSSAEDGLSRLRQTRVDLMLLDVRLPGIGGLELLRQVREQRDEVEVIMISAITDVETAVQAMKLGAYHYITKEFDYDALRALVRNASERQDLRNRVESLTAQVQAQDEEFVTGTSATMKAVVSLVQKVARLDSTVLITGESGTGKEMLARRIHAESDRRKGPFIAVNLAAVPSELVESTLFGHERGSFTGAVRQQLGKFELANSGTLFLDEIGDLRLELQAKLLRAIQEDEIERVGGRHPIQVDFRLVVATNADLSEAVRQGRFREDLFYRINVIPARLPALRDRKEDLGQLLDVFIRRYALRFRKVVRGIEPSAFAVLERYAWPGNIRELQNLAERMVAVCDKAEITEADLPLEVQLAALEALTADQGESVLDQAVAAFERSYLLKALEKGEWNIAATARQLRLPLSTLKHRMGRLRLTDVTRRLRDA, from the coding sequence ATGGCACCCGCCCTGAAGACCATCCTCATCGTCGACGACGACGAGGGGATGCGAGACACGCTGATGGCGATTCTGAAGCGCGACTATCGCGTGTTGTCGGTCTCGTCTGCCGAGGACGGCCTGTCACGCCTGCGTCAGACACGGGTCGACCTGATGTTGCTCGACGTCCGGTTGCCCGGCATCGGCGGCCTCGAACTGCTGCGGCAGGTGCGTGAGCAGCGCGACGAGGTCGAGGTCATCATGATCTCGGCGATCACCGATGTCGAGACGGCCGTCCAGGCGATGAAACTTGGCGCCTACCACTACATCACCAAGGAGTTCGATTACGACGCGCTGCGGGCGCTGGTGCGCAACGCGAGCGAACGGCAGGACCTGCGCAACCGCGTTGAATCGCTGACCGCGCAGGTGCAGGCCCAGGACGAGGAGTTCGTCACCGGGACGAGCGCAACGATGAAAGCCGTGGTGAGCCTCGTGCAGAAGGTGGCACGCCTCGACAGCACGGTGCTCATCACCGGGGAGAGCGGCACCGGCAAGGAGATGCTCGCGCGACGAATCCACGCCGAGTCGGATCGACGGAAAGGGCCGTTCATCGCGGTGAACCTGGCCGCGGTGCCAAGCGAACTGGTCGAGAGCACGCTTTTCGGGCACGAGCGTGGATCGTTCACTGGGGCCGTCCGCCAGCAGCTCGGGAAGTTCGAGCTCGCCAACAGCGGCACCTTGTTCCTGGACGAAATCGGTGACCTTCGCCTGGAGTTGCAGGCGAAACTCCTGCGAGCAATCCAGGAGGACGAAATCGAGCGGGTCGGTGGCCGGCACCCGATCCAGGTGGATTTCCGGCTGGTCGTGGCGACCAACGCCGATCTCTCGGAGGCAGTGCGGCAAGGGCGATTCCGGGAGGATCTGTTCTACAGGATCAACGTCATCCCGGCGCGGTTGCCTGCGCTCCGCGATCGCAAGGAGGACCTCGGGCAGCTGCTCGACGTGTTCATCAGGCGCTACGCGCTGCGCTTCCGGAAGGTCGTGCGCGGCATCGAGCCGTCGGCGTTCGCCGTGCTGGAACGCTATGCCTGGCCGGGCAACATCCGGGAACTGCAGAACCTCGCCGAGCGGATGGTCGCCGTCTGCGACAAGGCCGAGATCACCGAGGCCGACCTGCCGCTCGAGGTGCAACTGGCCGCGCTCGAGGCCCTGACCGCCGACCAGGGCGAGAGTGTCCTGGACCAGGCCGTCGCCGCCTTCGAGCGCAGTTACTTGCTGAAAGCCCTGGAGAAGGGCGAATGGAACATCGCCGCCACCGCGCGGCAACTACGCCTTCCGCTGAGCACCCTGAAGCACCGGATGGGGCGGTTGCGCCTCACCGACGTGACCCGGCGGCTGCGGGACGCCTGA
- the lpdA gene encoding dihydrolipoyl dehydrogenase, with protein sequence MASAFDVVVIGAGTGGYVAAIRAAQLGLTTAVVERENVLGGTCLNTGCIPTKALLEHAHAFKVAKAAKDWGITLGEAAVGLDLNVVQDRKDKIVKGLTGGIGLLFKKNKIEWIKGSARLLGKGTIEVTDAAGATSQITAGKEIIVATGSSPRSVPGISFDYQRIITSTEAMNLRSVPRSIIVLGSGAVGVEFASIFNSFGTTDVTVIELLPRIVPNEDAAVSELLEKSFRKKKIRVLTGTKVTAAANKGDVVEITAQLPDGKTETVSAEYLLVATGRGPVTDGLGAEELGLVMERGYIKVDELLRTSVPGISAVGDVITLGDGAHKQLAHLSSAEGILVAERIAGHAVRPITYDHVPGCTYCDPEIGSVGLTEAQAKERGYDVRVGSFPFGVLGRAKIANETEGFVKIVAETKYDEILGVHMIGPRATELVAQATLALRLECTVEELIRTIQAHPTMSEAVGEAAHATHGAPIHM encoded by the coding sequence TTGGCAAGCGCATTCGATGTCGTGGTGATCGGCGCCGGAACTGGCGGCTACGTGGCGGCCATTCGTGCCGCACAACTCGGGCTGACGACAGCCGTGGTGGAGCGGGAGAACGTGCTCGGTGGCACGTGCCTGAACACGGGCTGCATTCCGACCAAGGCGCTGCTCGAGCATGCGCATGCCTTCAAGGTTGCGAAAGCCGCCAAGGACTGGGGCATCACGCTCGGCGAGGCTGCCGTCGGCTTGGACCTGAACGTGGTCCAGGACCGCAAGGACAAGATCGTCAAGGGCCTCACCGGCGGCATCGGGCTGCTGTTCAAGAAGAACAAGATCGAGTGGATCAAGGGATCCGCGCGCCTGCTCGGCAAGGGCACCATCGAGGTCACCGACGCTGCTGGCGCCACCAGCCAGATCACGGCCGGCAAGGAGATCATCGTCGCAACGGGATCGTCGCCGCGCAGCGTCCCGGGCATCTCGTTCGACTACCAGCGCATCATCACCAGCACAGAGGCGATGAACCTGCGGTCGGTCCCCAGGTCGATCATCGTCCTGGGCAGTGGCGCGGTCGGCGTCGAGTTCGCATCGATTTTCAACAGCTTCGGCACGACGGACGTGACGGTGATCGAATTGCTGCCGCGCATCGTCCCCAACGAGGATGCCGCCGTCTCGGAGTTGCTCGAGAAGAGTTTCCGCAAGAAGAAGATCCGCGTCCTGACGGGCACGAAGGTGACCGCAGCCGCCAACAAGGGCGACGTGGTGGAGATCACCGCGCAGTTGCCCGACGGCAAGACCGAGACGGTGTCGGCCGAGTACCTGCTCGTGGCGACCGGCCGCGGCCCGGTGACCGACGGCCTCGGCGCCGAGGAACTCGGCCTGGTGATGGAGCGTGGCTACATCAAGGTCGATGAGCTCCTGCGGACCAGTGTGCCGGGCATCTCCGCGGTCGGTGACGTGATCACCCTCGGCGACGGCGCGCACAAGCAGCTCGCTCACCTGTCGTCGGCTGAAGGCATCCTGGTGGCCGAGCGGATTGCCGGGCATGCGGTCCGGCCGATTACCTACGACCATGTGCCCGGTTGCACCTACTGCGACCCCGAGATCGGCAGCGTCGGCCTCACCGAGGCGCAGGCGAAGGAACGCGGCTACGACGTGCGGGTCGGCTCGTTCCCGTTCGGTGTCCTCGGCCGCGCCAAGATCGCGAACGAGACCGAGGGGTTCGTGAAGATTGTCGCCGAGACGAAGTACGATGAAATCCTCGGCGTGCACATGATCGGCCCGCGTGCCACCGAACTCGTGGCACAGGCCACACTCGCCCTGCGGCTCGAGTGCACCGTCGAGGAACTCATTCGCACCATCCAGGCACATCCGACGATGTCGGAGGCGGTGGGTGAGGCCGCGCACGCGACGCACGGAGCGCCCATTCACATGTAG
- a CDS encoding RNA polymerase sigma factor — protein sequence MSLDVGIVTPVSGELLDGGEMKRDSNAERTLVEQLQAGVPGAVEMLASTYGSKVYQLAFRYMKNREDSEEVTQDVLMKVVKKVEAFRGDAALSSWIYRITFNTAMSRLRNGKFTRPAEVSEHEMQGQDQDDGIRRLRGAADWTSLADEAFLRTQLRGRLADAMKDLPEIYRAPIVLRDIHGLSTEEASLVLNVKSQTLKSRLHRGRLILRERLADFATGLTLHSVV from the coding sequence ATGAGCCTAGACGTCGGGATTGTCACTCCCGTCTCCGGTGAGCTGTTGGACGGAGGCGAGATGAAGCGAGACAGCAACGCAGAGCGCACATTGGTCGAGCAGCTGCAGGCCGGCGTTCCCGGTGCCGTGGAAATGCTCGCGAGCACGTATGGCAGCAAGGTGTACCAACTGGCCTTCCGCTACATGAAGAACCGCGAGGACTCCGAGGAAGTGACCCAGGACGTCCTGATGAAGGTCGTCAAGAAGGTCGAGGCGTTCCGTGGTGACGCGGCTCTCTCGAGCTGGATTTATCGCATCACCTTCAACACGGCGATGTCGCGCCTGCGCAATGGCAAGTTCACGCGCCCGGCCGAAGTGTCCGAGCACGAGATGCAGGGACAGGACCAGGACGACGGCATCCGGCGCCTTCGTGGGGCGGCCGACTGGACGAGCCTGGCCGACGAGGCGTTCCTACGCACCCAGTTGCGTGGCCGCCTCGCCGATGCGATGAAGGACCTTCCCGAGATCTATCGCGCGCCGATCGTGCTGCGCGACATCCACGGGTTGTCCACCGAGGAAGCCAGTCTGGTGCTGAACGTGAAGAGCCAGACGCTGAAGTCGCGCCTGCACCGCGGCCGGCTGATCCTGCGCGAGCGCCTCGCCGACTTCGCCACCGGTCTCACGTTGCACAGCGTCGTCTGA